From one Bombus affinis isolate iyBomAffi1 chromosome 9, iyBomAffi1.2, whole genome shotgun sequence genomic stretch:
- the LOC126920027 gene encoding uncharacterized protein LOC126920027, producing MNNPKERKATAAKTVKQKNNESKATSSKMTTVNQQKVKSNKLWTNDDKKILLEGLKKYGTENVEAISQMLPNMSFEDIRWKITEYSEMAEYLYEHELINNWMNCGMFEPGDSLIPEALLFIHLFEKHPSPSEAEGFDFRAIYNFLYRSSLGPVSYFDLSPKDRDLLCILLSRLERKIWPKCEKDIWEYVGNTYNKRHIKKVYPGKRVPGQLL from the exons atgaataatccTAAGGAAAGAAAAGCTACAGCAGCAAAAACTGTAAAGCAAAAGAATAATGAAAGTAAAGCAACAAGTAGCAAGATGACAACAGTAAACCAACAAAAAGTGAAATCAAATAAACTGTGGACTAATGatgataaaaaaatattgttaGAAGGTTTAAAAAAATATGGGACCGAAAATGTTGAAGCTATATCACAAATGTTGCCAAACATGTCTTTTGAAGATATCAGATGGAAAATTACTGAATATTCTGAAATGGCAGAATATTTATATGAACATGAACTAATAAACAACTGGATGAATTGTGGAATGTTTGAACCTGGGGATAGTCTTATCCCAGAagcattattatttatacatttatttgaAAAGCATCCATCCCCTTCAGAAGCAGAAGGTTTTGATTTCAG AGcaatatataattttctttatcgCTCAAGCCTGGGACCAGTATCATATTTTGATCTATCACCAAAAGATAGAGATTTACTATGTATTTTGTTATCAAGACTAGAACGCAAGATATGGCCAAAATGTGAGAAAGATATCTGGGAATATGTTGGTAATACTTACAATAAAAGACATATTAAAAAAGTATATCCAGGAAAAAGGGTCCCAGGTCAACTTTTATAA